The genomic segment AGTCAAGCTATGTTAAGGTGCCTTCCTGAAGTTCTTGTAGGAAGAGAAAAGAAACTTAGGAGATCAAGATATGGCAACCTCTCTCATTTGAGTTTATAATGGACATAATTCCCAATCTTAAGTGGTGATTTTGAGTTCATTTTGAAGGATGCATTGGAGTTGCCAAATATGACTGTTTGGTTCGTCTACTGAAATAATTGGTTTTCTTTGACTTAGGAACACCAAATTTCGTGAAAATTGTATAACACCAAATTTCGTGAAAACTGTAGTGTTTTAAATTTTACATTGCTAGCAGCGTGGAAAATTGATTCTGACTTGCTGCAAGCTTCctcaactctctctctctctctcacacacacacacacagagagagagagagagacagacACACACACTCATATGCACACTTTGATCATGTAAATATCTTTGGATTTAGGTACATGGGCACAATTACTGGCATCAGTGATTTAGATCCTGTTCGTTGGCCAAATTCACATTGGCGATCCGTCAAGGTTAGTCTTAAAACAGGTGGTTTTGATAAACTATAAAGTAATAGATAAACTAAATGCTACGTGCATCTtggtataaatttataatttttcatgagCCTATTGATGCCTTTTGTATAtaattatattcttttgtacCTGGTCCTGTTGTTGCAGGTTGGATGGGATGAATCAACTGCTGGAGAGAGGCAGCCCAGAGTTTCGCTGTGGGAAATTGAACCTCTCACAACTTTTCCTATGTATCCTTCTCCTTTCTCCCTTAGGCTAAAGCGGCCTTGGCCATCTGGACTACCTTCTCTCCCTGGTAAGGTTTCTGCTTGCTATTATTGCCCTGGGAAACAAGATTAATTTGGTTGAGTTCTAAATTTCACTGGTTCGTTTACCTCAGGTTTCCCTAATGGTGATATGACTATGAATTCTCCACTCTCATGGCTGCATGGTGACATGGGAAATCAGGGGATGCAGTCGCTTAATTTCCAGGGATTTGGTGTTACTCCGTTTATGCAGCCAAGAATTGATGCTTCTATGTTAGGTTTGCAACCTGACATTCTGCAAACAATGGCAGCACTAGATCCATCTAAACTTGCAAACCAATCCCTTATGCAGTTCCAACAAGGTATCCCTGGCAGTTCAGCGTCTTTGAGTCAGAGTCAGATGTTGCAACAGCCTTCTCATTCACAGCAAAATCTGATACAAGGCTTCTCAGAAAACCAGTTAATATCTCAGGCACAGATGCTCCAGCAACAATTGCAGCGCCGTCAAAATTATAATGATCACCAGCAATTGCTGCAGCAGCCACAGCTTCAGCAGCACCAAGATGTGAACTCGCAGTTTCAACATCAGCAGCAAACCAAGGGCATCTCCAGTCTCTCTCAGATGACTTCGGCTACGCAGCCTCAGCTTTCTCACTTGCAAGCCTTAAGTTCAACTGGTTCCCAACAAACATTTTCTGATATGCTGGGTAACCATGTCAATGCATCTAGTAATCCTTCTATGCAAAGTCTGTTGAGTTCATTTTCTCGTGATGGAGCATCTGCTGTCCTGAACATGCATGAGAATCACCCTCTAGTGTCTTCGTCCTCATCATCAAAGCGAATTGCTCTCGAATCTCAGCTCCCTTCTCGGGTTACTTCATTCGCTGTGCCCCAGCCTGAGGATGTGACTAAGGTCTCAGATCTTTCCTCTTTGTTGCCACCTTTTCCTGGCAGAGAATCTTTTTCTGATTATAGAGTAGAAGATAGCCAAAGCAATGGACTCTATGGATTTACAGACTCTTTGAACATACTGCAGAACGGTATGTCCAACATGAAGGGTAATAATGGTGACAATGGATCTTTATCTATTCCTTATACTACCTCTACCTTCACTAGTACTGTGGGCAACGAGTATCCCCTTAACTCAGACATGACAACTTCAAGTTGTGTAGATGAATCAGGTTTCTTGCAGTCCTCTGAAAATGGGGACCAAGCAAACCCAAATAATAGAACCTTTGTGAAGGTGAGCTTCTAAGAAAGCTTGTTTGATATACAattcaccttttgttctctGAAAATTGCATAGGCAAACTCTGTTTAGTTTAAAGCTTTCAAAAAGGGAATATTCTGCAGTATTATATTGTCTCACACTTGCATGTGTCTGGCAGGTTCACAAATCAGGGTCCTTTGGACGGTCACTTGATATCTCCAAATTTAGCAGCTATCACGAACTTCGAAGCGAGCTTGCTCGCATGTTTGGGCTAGAAGGCTTGTTGGAGGACCCTGAGAGATCAGGCTGGCAGCTTGTATTTGTTGACCGAGAGAATGATGTTCTCCTCCTCGGTGACGATCCTTGGCAGTAAGAATCCgatcacttcctttcttttacaGGCTTGCTACCATAACCTCCTCCCCCCagctctttttatttttttcccgtTTCGGGGGGAGGGGCTGGTCGAATTATAGTTCTAGAATCCATGCATATTCAAATTGTGAGTTTTtagatgtatatgatatttccaTCTTGCCACCTTTTAAAATCAGTCTTCTGCTGTGCTGACTCCAATGGATTATGGGGATTCAAGGTTCAAATCCCTGTGGaggtggcaaaaaaaaaatagtgattTATGTTCATCGGTCGAAGTCTTGATGGGTAGAATTATCCACTGTTTGTGTTGGTGGAAGATTGTAGGCACCTGATATATTAGTCAAAGTGCATACAAAATTGGCCCCGATGCAATTGTTATtgcaaaaaaaggaaagaggggggggggggactgtTGATTCTACGCATCAATCCCTATCAGAacagctatatgaatcctctctATCCATTTTGCTTCATTTTGAAATTCTTCATTGCTAAGTGACATCTCAagaattttttccttttgatgaGTATATCTAACGTATTGGGTTATATATGCACTTGCATGTATTTTTttcatgtgtatttattttagTACGACTAGTTCGTCCTTGTTTTGATGTTTTGACCTCTCTGTCTCGCTTCAGGGAGTTTTTGAACAATGTTTGGTACATCAAGATACTTTCTCCATTTCAAGTGCAACAGATGGGGAAAGAAGGCCTTGATCTTCCAAATGGCGTCCAAGCGCAGAGGCTTCCTAGCAACGTCAATGGATGTGATGACTATATGAACCAGAAGGGCTCCCGAAATACTATGAACGGGATACCATTAGGGTCACTCGACTACTAATTACCAATAGTGACCTGCCTAAGATAATTTGTGTACTATATAGTTGCTGTTGCCCTTGGTTAATGTCTGCAAATTTTTTTTGTACCCTGTTGTGTCAAAATGTCATGTATCTTTTCAACCTAAAGACAAGGGCCAAGTTTCATTTGTAGCTTGTATCCCAGATAATTACATTGTAAATTATTATTGATAAGCCTGTGGAACTACCTTCTAGTGATCAACTCAGGAATATCTTATTAGTAGTAGCCATGATTGTAATTTTGCTGGATGCATAAATTGTACTCTGCGTACTTTTTGTCGTTCTTTTTTAGATTAAATGCCCATTTACGATATATTTGGGAGGGTAAGATTAATTATTAGGGACATCCTTTTGGTCTTGAGATATCAACCTTAAAacagttaatttttttttcaatttttgtttaCCTTTTTGTTTCAGGGGGGAGGCAATTGGAAAATTCTTATTTGATAATGAAGTGTAAAACCATGACTTTGCTGAGACAAAATTAAGTCACATGTGATTCCTATCAATTCATATTTCATTTAAGCCCAATATAAATGAATAAAACAGTAGGACAAACTTGTTTCAAGTAATTCCATAGTGGGTAATTGAACGCTTCCAAGAGATGCTCGATTAGTAACAACGTACCATGTCATAAAACTAACTTGCAATAAAATTGATGTTTCTGACTGGAAAAAATGAAGAGAGCTAATTTACTAATAAAATTAGTAGATAATAATAAATCATTGGGTGCGTGCTAGTTCTGAAGTTACTCTTGTAGAAATTCGAACTCCACATTCTATATTGAAGTTTCACATATAAAAGTGTCGTAACTTCAGTTTCTTGTGCTAGAATTTTACAATTAGAAGATCTGAACTCCAAGAAAACATCCTAATATTTGAAAAACACAAAGACGATAAAGAAGCAGGTCTCTCCAGCCATCAAGTAAAGAAGATAAGAACAAAAAGGTCTTTGTAAACgaaaacttatatttttaaattacattacaaacaATGattaaataacataaaatagcCAAAAAGTGATCAGCCCACGCTATTTTTTTATAAAGAGAACATTAGTCtctttaataatttaattaataaaagaaaaaaggacttggctaattaattaattcatgtcttcataaaatatttatcaaaattaacAAGTTGCTCTAggttgagaaaaattgatagtTGTGCCCCATAGTCATGTGGTTGCATGTGCAGGATAATTAATAAGCTTAGTTTGGTAGAGCATCAGCAATCAAACGTCAGCAATCAAAGACTttaaacaaatttcaaaagaacTTTTGAAGCTGCTGCATCTTGAGATAATTTTTCTAATTGATATCTCAAATCTCATTTAACTTCTTGTATGAATAAACGAAAATATCAACTACAACTGTCTGGTTTTATCCACGTTTTCTCCTCTTCgaaggaagagaagaaaaagggtgaaatgTTCCTGCCTAGCAATTGTACCTATTTACGTACGTTAGATCCGATTAATTTAATAGCAAGATGTGAGAATTGCATTGTCTAAAAAACGCAGCGGAACATGAGATTGAATGAGAAGAGTGCTAGCAGTCTCAATGAAGTGCCTATTCTCCCTCTCTACTAAGGAGTGTATGAACAAGATGCCTGATGAATAATTCCTTGGTCAGTCATAAATCGCTGAAACTGGGGGACAAATATTCTAAGGCATTATCACTATGAAAGACACGAATAGAGACGTCAAACTGATTTTGTATTTCAGCACAAAAACTCTTAAATATAGAAAATAACTTAGAACAGTCTTTCATTAAGAAAATCCAAGTGCATCTTGAATAATCATTAATGAAAGTGACAAAATATCTAGCGAAATCCTAAGGTTGAAGTGACTCTATTTGGACCCCAAATATCATAATGGACCAAGGAAAAGACACTCTTAAACACAAAAATGCCAATATGGGAATTGGACGCATAATCATACTTGGACAGGGATTTCACCCTGAACCGTTTGGTCTAGAGATGTCAATCTTGAAACAGTTTTTGGccatttttgttttccttttgtgGTTGGGTAGAGAGGCAATTTGAAAATGCTTATTTGATAATGTGTAAAACACTgattttgctgaaaaaaaatttgattcaTATTTAGTTTAAGCCACAACATAAAAATAAGcacaagaaaaaggtcaaacgTGCTCCAATTAAGTAATTCCATCGTAGGCAATTGAATACTTCCAACAGATGCTAGATGAACCTAAAGTATAGACTTTTCTTCTAGATTCAGAAATTAAATTCTTTAGTACCAACATACCATGTCATTAAACTAACTTGCAATAAAATTGATGTTtcttactagaaaaaaaaaaaaaggagagctAATTTACTGATACAATTAGCTAGAACTTAGAAGAATATAAGGGAAGagttaaaagaaaaagtagTCAACTGATTTAGTAAGTTATGCGACTAAACGAGAAACTCGGAAGCAATCAGAAACTACTTATACACCATTACGTTgagataatggtaaaaaaaatGCCTGAACTATCAGGTGTGCAGTCTCTTACCTAAACTATCAGGTGTGCGAATCTCCCGAACTATCACTTTAGTTTGtacacacctcaactattaCTAACGCTTTTCAAAACACAAACTCAACTATGTTGTTTTAACATTTTTTAAACCTATTTGCTGAGTTTTAACATTGTTTTAAGGACCAGGGAGGTGAGGGCAAAATTTCATGATGAGCGTATGATTGCTTTAAAGGGAAAAATATAAACGAAAACTATGTTTTTCTATGTTGATTGGTTGTTCTGCTGTCATTCTCCTAACGACTAACCGTGTGAAGCAAACCAGTGCAATGGATAAATAATCACTTTTCAGACCACTAATTAATACTTAGTCATCATTTTAAAATTGTTCAAATTAGCTGTTTACTGGTGCGATAACGTAGCTAAAAAATGAAATGTTACTGGAGTTCAAATTGTTGTAATTCACACTTTCTTGGAGCATGAATTGTGACAGTTCAAACTCCAGGAAACATTCATGGAGTTTTTGAACCTTTATCAGTTCAAGGAGAcatttcaaattcaaacttCAGAAAACATTCATAGAGTTTGAACTGTGTCGttcaaattttagaaaaattcatGGGGTTTGAACCTTTATTAGATTGAGAAGAAGACTTTTCAAACTTTAAGACAAACTAATAACTTCAAGGTGTCTCcagtatggaggaaaatatttttcaattttctcatgctcggttggtcaaaatttttaaaaaatattttctctaaaaaaataagttccttaaaaatgagaaaaatgaattaTACCCAATTGTTTTCACAAGTGGCATTTTACATTTGTCTCCTCCCAACCCTTACACCTTATCTTCACCCACCCCTATCCCAACCATCCTCCCCCTCCACCAACACCCACCACCTCCACCCACCCCCATAGTAgttgtctagattatatacataagaaaattagtaagaaagccatttatttttctgaaaatcaTTTTCCCCCAAGAACATTTTCCTTTGTACCTAACACACCCAAGTCTTCAAGTAAAGCTATTGTATTGCCAAGATAACTACATGTAACAAGTTTACTCCCAATTCTGAATTTAACAATGTCAGATTCTTGCCCACTCCTTCACCAGCTGTAAATGTTAACAGCATAAATTCACTCATAAACTCTAGAATTGACTAAAGTTGGAAGGATGGTTACTCCCCAATGATATAGATTGGACAAAAGTGGATCATATTGCAATACGACTTTCGTATTTGAACTGACTAAAGTTGGAAGGATAGTTACTCCCCTCGTCTCATACAGATGCATGATACCAAGAACATGAGCACGTAGCATGATATTGTTAACCTATTGCTTGTTTTTCAAAGTTACAATTCATTGAAGTTCCAGATTTGATTTCTAAGATACAAAAGGGAGGGgaagaataataatataaaCTAGGAAGACTACAAAGATTTACAAAATTTCTAGGTTCATTTTGCATTACTTTCTTACGTTTGAGATGCAGCACTACCGCTAATTATTAGCTGATCCAATTTTTCTCCTAACAAAATGCTCTCTTttgcatcattgtcatcatcatAATCTTCATCATCACCACTTCCATCATCATCGCCGTAGTCGTCTTCGTCATTATTATCGATGTTATTGGGAATTCTGTCAACTATAAGCTCGTTAGCACATCCCGTGATTTGCTTAGCTTCTATCTGTTCTTCTGATGTTTTCGCCAAGGCCAAAAGAATGTTCTTTGCTTTTTGATCAGGAGAGACACCGGAAGATGCCATCTCATTGAACCAAGCAACAGCACTGCCAAAATCTTTGTTCTTACCATACGCGTCCATGATTGTGGTGAAGATAGTTTGGTTAGCCTTGATACCCTGGACCcgcatttcttcatatttctcc from the Lycium ferocissimum isolate CSIRO_LF1 chromosome 11, AGI_CSIRO_Lferr_CH_V1, whole genome shotgun sequence genome contains:
- the LOC132036760 gene encoding auxin response factor 6-like isoform X2 gives rise to the protein MRVSSSGFNPQPEEGEKKCLNSELWHACAGPLVSLPPVGSRVVYFPQGHSEQVAASTNKEVDAHIPNYPGLPPQLICQLHNLTMHADVETDEVYAQMTLQPLSAQEQKDVCLLPAELGIPSKQPTNYFCKTLTASDTSTHGGFSVPRRAAEKVFPPLDYSQQPPCQELIAKDLHGNEWKFRHIFRGQPKRHLLTTGWSVFVSAKRLVAGDAVIFIWNENNQLLLGIRRANRPQTVMPSSVLSSDSMHIGLLAAAAHAAATNSRFTIFYNPRASPSEFVIPLAKYAKAVYHTRISVGMRFRMLFETEESSVRRYMGTITGISDLDPVRWPNSHWRSVKVGWDESTAGERQPRVSLWEIEPLTTFPMYPSPFSLRLKRPWPSGLPSLPGFPNGDMTMNSPLSWLHGDMGNQGMQSLNFQGFGVTPFMQPRIDASMLGLQPDILQTMAALDPSKLANQSLMQFQQGIPGSSASLSQSQMLQQPSHSQQNLIQGFSENQLISQAQMLQQQLQRRQNYNDHQQLLQQPQLQQHQDVNSQFQHQQQTKGISSLSQMTSATQPQLSHLQALSSTGSQQTFSDMLGNHVNASSNPSMQSLLSSFSRDGASAVLNMHENHPLVSSSSSSKRIALESQLPSRVTSFAVPQPEDVTKVSDLSSLLPPFPGRESFSDYRVEDSQSNGLYGFTDSLNILQNGMSNMKGNNGDNGSLSIPYTTSTFTSTVGNEYPLNSDMTTSSCVDESGFLQSSENGDQANPNNRTFVKVHKSGSFGRSLDISKFSSYHELRSELARMFGLEGLLEDPERSGWQLVFVDRENDVLLLGDDPWQEFLNNVWYIKILSPFQVQQMGKEGLDLPNGVQAQRLPSNVNGCDDYMNQKGSRNTMNGIPLGSLDY
- the LOC132036760 gene encoding auxin response factor 6-like isoform X1; translation: MRVSSSGFNPQPEEGAGEKKCLNSELWHACAGPLVSLPPVGSRVVYFPQGHSEQVAASTNKEVDAHIPNYPGLPPQLICQLHNLTMHADVETDEVYAQMTLQPLSAQEQKDVCLLPAELGIPSKQPTNYFCKTLTASDTSTHGGFSVPRRAAEKVFPPLDYSQQPPCQELIAKDLHGNEWKFRHIFRGQPKRHLLTTGWSVFVSAKRLVAGDAVIFIWNENNQLLLGIRRANRPQTVMPSSVLSSDSMHIGLLAAAAHAAATNSRFTIFYNPRASPSEFVIPLAKYAKAVYHTRISVGMRFRMLFETEESSVRRYMGTITGISDLDPVRWPNSHWRSVKVGWDESTAGERQPRVSLWEIEPLTTFPMYPSPFSLRLKRPWPSGLPSLPGFPNGDMTMNSPLSWLHGDMGNQGMQSLNFQGFGVTPFMQPRIDASMLGLQPDILQTMAALDPSKLANQSLMQFQQGIPGSSASLSQSQMLQQPSHSQQNLIQGFSENQLISQAQMLQQQLQRRQNYNDHQQLLQQPQLQQHQDVNSQFQHQQQTKGISSLSQMTSATQPQLSHLQALSSTGSQQTFSDMLGNHVNASSNPSMQSLLSSFSRDGASAVLNMHENHPLVSSSSSSKRIALESQLPSRVTSFAVPQPEDVTKVSDLSSLLPPFPGRESFSDYRVEDSQSNGLYGFTDSLNILQNGMSNMKGNNGDNGSLSIPYTTSTFTSTVGNEYPLNSDMTTSSCVDESGFLQSSENGDQANPNNRTFVKVHKSGSFGRSLDISKFSSYHELRSELARMFGLEGLLEDPERSGWQLVFVDRENDVLLLGDDPWQEFLNNVWYIKILSPFQVQQMGKEGLDLPNGVQAQRLPSNVNGCDDYMNQKGSRNTMNGIPLGSLDY